TCCCGCTTCCGTGTCCTTGAACACGCACGCACGCGCCTCGATGATCGTCTCGTCCGCGACCTTCACGCCCGGTCCCACAAACGCATCCGGCCCGATCCAGCACCGCGCGCCGATCGTGATCGGCGGCCGAGTCAGATCAAACGTCCGCTTTGTGTAGTCGTGCGAGCCCGCGCACAAGTGCGCGAAATGACTCACCACCGTCCCCTCGCCGATCGTGATCGTCCCGAGCGAATACAGAATCGCCCGCTCGCCGATCCGAACGCCGTCGCGGATATCGAGCGTCCACGGGATCTCGACGCGGCAGCTCCGCGCGATCTCCACTCCCCGACCCACCTTTGCCCCGAATCTCCTCAGCAGCCACGCGCGATACCCGTGCGCGCCCTCGAAACTCATCCTCAAAAGCGTCCGCCCCACCAGCATCCAGATCACGCGCACAAGATTCCCGGCTGCGCCCCATGTGCTGCCGATCGGAGTCGCGTCCCCCGCCTTCGCGCTCGCCGCGTTGTCCGAAGCGTCCCGATCCATTCCCCTCATTATCGGCGATCCGGCGCAGCCGCTCGCATCGGCAAAGGCCGAGCGCCATGCATGGAGTCTCTGGCACGCGCAGGACTCAGGACTCAGGACTCAGGACTCAGGACTCAGGACTTCCGATCCTCAACCCTCCGCGCCCGCACCGTCAGGTTCCCCACGAAATTGATGTACCACCGGCGGTATTTCGCATACGCCCCGTCCCCCGTCCACTCTTCCGGTTCAAACCCCACGTGCCGCAGAAGACTCGTCAAAGACGATTTCGTGAAATAGTGCAGGTGATGCCCGTCCCACCCGTGCTCGCGGCAATACTCCGCATCCCGGCTCGGGCTCCCCGTCATTGGCTGACGCCCGCGCACCAGATCCACCACATGCTTCACATACGCAAGATTCGGCACGCACAGGATCAGACACCCGTTCGGCTTGCACACACGCCTCCACTCATCGAGCGCTTCGTAAATGAATACAAGGTGCTCGAGCACCGCAATCCCGAGCACAACATCAAAGCTCTTGTCCGCAAACGGCAGCGGCTGATCCGCGCTCGCAACATGGAAATCCAGCTTCTCGCGCAGCTCGGGCTTGCTCTGCGCGCGCCTTTTCGCCGCCTCCACCGCAGTACTCGAAATATCGATCCCCGTGAT
The DNA window shown above is from Phycisphaeraceae bacterium and carries:
- a CDS encoding methyltransferase domain-containing protein; amino-acid sequence: MTVAESLQERLGRAYNIKYPGEKLPPAPVLRPDAVSTSRNDDVARLLRDEKGRVLEIGCNTGSLSEALAGRFEHITGIDISSTAVEAAKRRAQSKPELREKLDFHVASADQPLPFADKSFDVVLGIAVLEHLVFIYEALDEWRRVCKPNGCLILCVPNLAYVKHVVDLVRGRQPMTGSPSRDAEYCREHGWDGHHLHYFTKSSLTSLLRHVGFEPEEWTGDGAYAKYRRWYINFVGNLTVRARRVEDRKS